Proteins from a genomic interval of Tenacibaculum sp. SZ-18:
- the sppA gene encoding signal peptide peptidase SppA produces the protein MKFLRNLLASILGFFISLFILVCFFLLVAVVAGGEEEVIVKQNSILELNVVKQIKDYAPKDTSPIAQALNLVGEKLSLNEILNAIDNAQLDDNIKGISIKTNAVGAGMAQTQAIRKKLEEFKESGKFIYAYNDVYSQKNYYLSSVADSIFLNPVGQIEFSGLSSEILYYKDFEDKYGVKMEVVRHGKYKSAVEPFLENKMSDANREQITSFLSSIWSEFTNNISKSRNISVEQLNTIADNSEGRNADLALKNNLIDGIIYSDQYDEKLKNVVDSKPNTISLEDYIKSGKGRIASTSKDKIAVIYAQGEIAYGEGNEDVIGQGMINRAIKKAVKDKKVKAIVLRVNSPGGSALASELIWRELELAKNKKPLIVSMGNLAASGGYYIACNADLIVAEPTTITGSIGVFGALPNAYELSKKMGINAEQVSTNKSAAYSLFEPMDKKFYDVTKEGVEQIYTTFVNHVAAGRKMTFEKVDAIAQGRVWSGKEALENGLVDKLGGLQDAIDIAVQYAEIKDYRIRNFPNYKKDIKDMLNVSPFGKVNKEEIIKETIGSENYELFNQINQFKNMEGIQARMPYILQIK, from the coding sequence ATGAAGTTTTTACGTAATCTATTAGCCTCAATCTTAGGTTTTTTTATTAGTCTATTTATATTAGTTTGTTTCTTTTTATTGGTTGCTGTCGTTGCTGGTGGCGAAGAAGAAGTCATTGTAAAACAAAATTCAATTTTGGAATTGAATGTAGTTAAACAAATTAAAGATTATGCGCCAAAAGATACAAGTCCGATTGCACAGGCTTTAAATTTAGTTGGTGAAAAATTATCCCTGAATGAAATTTTAAATGCAATTGACAATGCACAACTCGATGATAACATCAAAGGAATTAGCATTAAAACAAATGCAGTTGGAGCTGGAATGGCACAAACACAAGCGATAAGAAAAAAATTAGAAGAATTTAAAGAATCTGGTAAATTCATTTACGCTTACAATGATGTTTACTCTCAGAAAAACTACTACTTAAGTTCTGTTGCGGATAGTATTTTCTTAAATCCAGTAGGACAAATCGAATTCTCAGGACTTTCCTCTGAAATTTTATACTATAAAGACTTTGAGGATAAATATGGTGTAAAAATGGAAGTTGTTCGTCATGGGAAATACAAGAGTGCAGTAGAACCTTTTTTAGAGAACAAAATGAGCGATGCCAATAGAGAACAAATTACTTCTTTCCTAAGTTCTATTTGGTCTGAATTCACAAACAATATAAGTAAAAGCAGAAATATTTCAGTAGAACAGCTCAATACAATTGCTGATAATTCAGAAGGACGAAATGCTGATTTAGCTTTAAAAAACAATCTAATTGATGGAATTATTTATAGCGATCAGTATGATGAAAAATTGAAAAATGTAGTTGATTCAAAACCAAATACGATTAGTTTAGAAGATTACATTAAGTCAGGAAAAGGAAGAATTGCTTCAACTTCGAAAGATAAAATTGCAGTTATTTATGCGCAAGGAGAAATAGCATATGGAGAAGGTAACGAAGATGTTATTGGACAAGGAATGATTAATAGAGCAATTAAAAAAGCGGTAAAAGACAAAAAAGTCAAAGCAATTGTGCTCCGCGTAAATTCTCCTGGAGGAAGTGCATTAGCTTCAGAATTAATTTGGAGAGAGTTAGAACTTGCTAAAAATAAAAAACCATTAATTGTATCAATGGGTAATTTAGCTGCTTCTGGAGGATATTACATTGCTTGTAATGCTGATTTAATTGTTGCTGAACCAACAACAATAACAGGTTCAATCGGAGTTTTTGGTGCTTTACCTAATGCTTATGAGCTTTCTAAAAAGATGGGAATTAATGCAGAACAAGTTTCAACCAACAAAAGTGCTGCCTATAGTTTATTTGAGCCAATGGATAAGAAATTTTATGACGTAACTAAAGAAGGCGTAGAGCAAATATATACTACGTTTGTAAATCATGTTGCCGCAGGAAGAAAAATGACTTTTGAAAAAGTTGATGCTATTGCACAAGGTAGAGTTTGGTCAGGTAAAGAAGCATTAGAAAATGGCTTGGTTGATAAATTAGGTGGACTACAAGATGCTATAGATATAGCTGTACAATATGCAGAAATTAAAGATTATAGAATAAGAAACTTTCCTAACTACAAAAAAGATATTAAGGATATGTTGAACGTTTCTCCTTTTGGGAAAGTAAACAAAGAGGAAATCATTAAAGAAACGATTGGTTCTGAGAATTATGAGTTATTTAATCAGATTAATCAATTTAAAAATATGGAAGGAATTCAGGCAAGAATGCCATATATTCTTCAGATTAAATAA
- the metK gene encoding methionine adenosyltransferase, with amino-acid sequence MSYFFTSESVSEGHPDKVADQISDALIDNFLAFDPNSKVACETLVTTGQVVLAGEVKSNIYLDVQKIARNVINKIGYTKSEYMFDGNSCGVFSAIHEQSDDINRGVDRAKKEEQGAGDQGMMFGYATNETENFMPLALDLSHLILKELAAIRREGKDINYLRPDAKSQVTIEYSDDNVPKRVEAIVVSTQHDDFADDDEMLVKIRQDIKEILMPRVIAKLPAQIQTLFNDDIKYHINPTGKFVIGGPHGDTGLTGRKIIVDTYGGKGAHGGGAFSGKDPSKVDRSAAYATRHIAKNLVAAGVADEVLVQVSYAIGVVEPMGIFVDTYGTAKVDLTDGEIAQKVSEIFDMRPHAIEGRLKLRTPMYSETAAYGHMGRKNEVISKTFEQPNGASKQLEVELFTWEKLDYVDRVKKEFSL; translated from the coding sequence ATGTCATACTTTTTTACATCAGAGAGTGTATCTGAAGGACATCCAGATAAAGTAGCCGATCAAATTAGTGACGCTCTAATAGATAATTTTTTAGCCTTTGATCCAAATTCAAAAGTAGCGTGCGAAACATTAGTTACAACTGGTCAAGTAGTTTTAGCGGGAGAGGTAAAATCTAACATTTATTTAGATGTTCAAAAAATCGCAAGAAACGTAATTAACAAAATTGGATATACGAAAAGTGAGTATATGTTCGATGGAAATTCTTGTGGTGTATTTTCAGCAATTCACGAACAATCTGATGATATCAATAGAGGAGTTGATAGAGCTAAGAAAGAAGAACAAGGTGCAGGAGATCAAGGAATGATGTTTGGTTATGCAACAAATGAAACAGAAAACTTTATGCCTCTTGCATTAGATTTGTCTCATTTAATTCTAAAAGAATTAGCCGCTATAAGAAGAGAAGGGAAAGATATTAATTATTTACGTCCAGATGCAAAAAGTCAGGTTACTATTGAGTATTCTGATGATAATGTACCGAAAAGGGTAGAGGCAATTGTTGTTTCGACTCAGCATGACGATTTTGCTGATGATGATGAAATGTTGGTTAAAATCAGACAAGACATTAAAGAAATTTTAATGCCTCGTGTTATCGCTAAATTACCTGCTCAAATCCAAACATTGTTTAATGATGATATAAAATATCATATCAATCCAACAGGAAAATTTGTAATTGGTGGACCTCACGGAGATACAGGATTAACTGGTCGTAAAATTATTGTGGACACTTATGGTGGAAAAGGAGCACATGGTGGTGGAGCATTCTCAGGAAAAGATCCAAGTAAAGTAGATAGAAGTGCTGCTTATGCAACACGTCATATAGCGAAAAACTTAGTTGCTGCTGGAGTTGCAGATGAGGTTTTAGTTCAGGTGTCTTATGCTATTGGAGTAGTGGAGCCGATGGGAATTTTTGTGGATACTTATGGAACTGCAAAAGTTGATTTGACTGATGGAGAAATTGCACAAAAGGTGTCTGAAATTTTTGATATGAGACCTCATGCAATTGAGGGTAGATTAAAGTTAAGAACCCCAATGTATAGTGAAACTGCTGCATATGGACATATGGGACGTAAAAATGAAGTGATTTCTAAAACTTTTGAGCAACCAAACGGGGCGTCAAAACAATTAGAAGTTGAATTGTTTACATGGGAGAAATTAGATTACGTCGATAGAGTAAAAAAAGAATTTAGCTTGTAA
- the trxA gene encoding thioredoxin, which produces MALEITDTTFEETVLKSDKPVLVDFWATWCGPCRMVGPIIDEISKEYEGKAVVGKVDVDANQEFAAKYGVRNIPTVLVFKNGEVIAKQVGAAPKKAYTDKIEAAL; this is translated from the coding sequence ATGGCATTAGAAATTACAGATACAACATTCGAAGAAACAGTATTGAAATCTGATAAGCCTGTTTTAGTAGATTTCTGGGCAACATGGTGCGGACCTTGTAGAATGGTTGGTCCAATCATTGACGAAATTAGCAAAGAATACGAAGGTAAAGCAGTAGTAGGAAAAGTAGATGTGGATGCGAACCAAGAATTCGCAGCTAAATATGGAGTGAGAAACATTCCTACAGTTTTAGTTTTCAAAAATGGAGAAGTTATTGCTAAGCAAGTTGGAGCTGCTCCTAAGAAAGCGTACACTGATAAAATTGAGGCCGCTTTGTAA
- a CDS encoding DUF58 domain-containing protein, which yields MALNLSELKSSEIKNLDLLAKQVVEGFITGMHKSPYHGFSVEFSEHKLYNKGEDTKHIDWKLFAKTEKLYTKKYEEETNLRCHIIIDNSSSMHYPLKKEQNLNDLNKIGFSVVAAACLIELLKKQRDAVGLSIYSNSYEYYAPEKGSDRHRKMLTNQLEILLKKPKETKTTDTYQYLHEIAQKIHRRSMIFLFTDMFQPSRDNEELFDALRHLKYNKHEVILFHTFDRELEYNFDFENTPKKFVDVETGEQINLYANSIKESYQKEIGNFFENLKNKCLQYKINYVPVNVRDNYNKILTTYLVSRNKF from the coding sequence ATGGCGTTAAATCTATCTGAATTAAAATCTTCTGAAATTAAAAATTTAGACCTTCTAGCAAAACAAGTTGTTGAAGGTTTTATCACAGGAATGCATAAAAGTCCTTATCACGGGTTTTCAGTTGAATTCTCTGAACACAAACTGTATAATAAAGGAGAAGATACAAAACATATTGATTGGAAGTTATTCGCTAAAACAGAAAAACTATACACTAAGAAATATGAGGAAGAAACAAATCTTAGATGTCATATTATAATTGACAACTCTTCTTCGATGCATTATCCTCTTAAGAAAGAACAAAATCTAAATGATTTAAACAAAATAGGATTTTCTGTGGTTGCTGCTGCATGTTTGATAGAATTATTAAAGAAACAGCGAGATGCAGTGGGATTAAGTATTTATTCTAACTCCTATGAATATTACGCTCCAGAAAAAGGAAGTGATCGTCATAGAAAAATGTTAACAAATCAATTAGAAATACTTTTAAAAAAACCAAAAGAAACCAAAACTACAGATACTTACCAATATTTACATGAAATAGCTCAAAAGATCCATAGGAGATCGATGATTTTTTTATTTACCGATATGTTCCAACCTTCAAGAGATAATGAAGAATTATTTGATGCTTTAAGACATTTGAAATATAATAAACATGAAGTAATATTATTTCACACCTTCGATAGGGAGTTAGAATACAATTTTGATTTTGAAAATACCCCTAAAAAATTTGTAGATGTTGAAACTGGAGAACAAATAAACCTATATGCCAATAGTATTAAAGAGTCTTATCAAAAAGAAATTGGTAATTTTTTCGAAAATTTAAAAAATAAATGTTTACAATATAAGATTAATTATGTCCCTGTAAATGTAAGAGATAACTACAATAAAATTCTTACTACCTATTTGGTGAGCAGAAATAAATTTTAA
- a CDS encoding CHAT domain-containing protein, giving the protein MKKSILELPLKLFFLFVIGVLNAAELVPKDTIVSHAQKLHNEEAHQKLVDYGEKVLKTFKIISTSDSLVLAKLCYYQSKGNYSLGQYWESVNSSTKGIEISPNTTEGIEYKGRLFADRAWSENYLALTGKAKESLETGIDILINLPEKGIGALDYIVNSYVLLSSVHAYWGDLESAKLNLRLATKIYNQNKEALDKYKVDENGNGNRYEIILLYRKIYLLCNLGRSKKDSVEIEATIRKLEKAHAAKSFKIQERVYYSTSLNHIGDWYLGYKPDSLISTSDIKRAEYYIGKSIDLIENKKYPGNYFMFKFNKCKALTLANKIEEADVLISHLLDSVPDQGYKSFFLAQKGLIKAKAKNRKESLETFYKVIEYVHTGEEKLAKDYSNFRPSKIFGQTNLLSRVAEKLDLYYGDDPEVKRIVLRLYRLSLIQFKNSHSKAKFNKKENELLRKILDGILVASQKQGAYDQNLLAEVLNSTENIMNKRAWEEFKQNRYTSALSNLDSITRRELDLKTALVFAQKEHDLNKVDSLQQQIYNHIAFTEKTYPNLSLVRDYNFDISKLQQRLSDKEMIIKYFFLSNKLAIFSITSNQIKCSLIPWDKKNKELVNEFAFRISERRTSEDLSQVLSKKILPEISQRIKSLIINPDGELYKIPFEVLYRNNKLIVSQFNVNYSSNLGFIDNEDLTEKPKEDIYVYVPDYEAKKLLLATRGEFSDLEGARKEAKMISDLFPAKVFTGLNVSKEVFVNTASKASFLHLAMHAKINESSPGLSRFVFGKNSKMEDDLYLDELYALNLKANLVVLSACNTATGKENAGRGIESFQRAFSFAGVSSTVASLWEVPDVATSKIMEGFYKELKKGLPKSKALQNAKLNYLEIHQDTKLADPYYWAGFIVYGNNEAISNGSQTNLFVWLAVIVLIGLVGFLVKKRVKVW; this is encoded by the coding sequence ATGAAAAAGTCAATACTAGAATTACCTCTCAAGCTATTCTTTTTATTTGTTATTGGAGTATTGAATGCTGCAGAGTTAGTTCCCAAGGATACAATTGTTAGCCATGCTCAAAAATTACATAATGAAGAAGCGCATCAAAAATTAGTAGACTATGGAGAAAAGGTTCTTAAAACTTTTAAAATTATTTCAACATCTGATAGTCTAGTTTTGGCAAAACTATGTTACTATCAGTCAAAAGGAAACTATTCTTTAGGCCAATATTGGGAGAGTGTAAATAGCTCTACTAAGGGAATTGAAATTTCTCCAAATACAACAGAAGGAATAGAATATAAAGGAAGGTTATTTGCCGATAGAGCTTGGTCAGAGAATTATTTGGCGTTAACAGGAAAAGCTAAAGAAAGTTTAGAAACAGGAATTGACATTCTTATAAATTTACCTGAAAAAGGAATAGGAGCACTTGATTACATCGTGAATTCTTATGTTTTACTATCAAGTGTACATGCCTATTGGGGAGATTTAGAATCTGCGAAGTTGAATTTGAGATTGGCAACAAAAATATATAACCAAAACAAAGAAGCTTTAGATAAATATAAGGTTGATGAAAATGGGAATGGTAATCGATACGAGATTATATTGTTGTATCGTAAGATTTATCTACTCTGTAATTTAGGAAGAAGTAAAAAGGATAGTGTTGAAATTGAAGCAACAATCCGGAAGCTTGAAAAAGCTCATGCCGCAAAAAGTTTTAAAATACAAGAAAGAGTTTACTATAGTACTTCATTGAATCATATTGGAGATTGGTATTTAGGTTATAAACCAGATAGTTTAATTTCAACTTCAGATATAAAAAGAGCGGAGTACTATATTGGTAAATCAATTGACTTAATAGAAAACAAAAAATATCCTGGTAATTATTTTATGTTTAAGTTTAATAAGTGTAAGGCACTAACACTGGCTAATAAAATCGAAGAGGCAGATGTTCTTATATCTCATTTATTAGATTCCGTACCTGATCAAGGATATAAATCTTTTTTTCTTGCGCAAAAAGGTTTAATTAAGGCGAAGGCAAAAAATAGAAAAGAGTCACTCGAAACATTTTATAAAGTGATAGAGTATGTTCATACAGGAGAAGAGAAATTAGCAAAAGATTATAGTAATTTCAGACCGAGTAAAATTTTCGGTCAAACGAATTTGCTTAGCAGAGTAGCTGAGAAACTAGATTTGTATTATGGAGATGATCCAGAGGTTAAAAGAATTGTTTTAAGATTATATCGCTTGTCTTTAATTCAGTTTAAAAATAGTCATAGTAAAGCAAAGTTTAATAAAAAGGAAAATGAGTTATTAAGGAAAATACTCGACGGAATTTTAGTTGCTTCTCAGAAGCAAGGTGCTTATGATCAGAATCTTCTTGCAGAGGTTTTGAATAGTACTGAAAACATAATGAATAAAAGGGCTTGGGAAGAATTTAAACAAAATAGATATACAAGTGCGCTCTCTAATCTTGATTCTATTACTCGTCGGGAGTTGGACTTGAAAACGGCTCTGGTTTTCGCTCAAAAAGAGCATGATTTAAATAAGGTGGATTCTCTACAGCAACAAATTTATAATCATATCGCTTTTACTGAAAAGACCTATCCAAATCTGAGTTTAGTTCGAGATTATAATTTTGATATTTCAAAATTACAACAGCGATTGTCTGATAAAGAAATGATAATCAAGTATTTCTTTCTATCTAATAAACTTGCCATCTTTTCAATAACCAGTAATCAAATAAAATGCTCTTTGATTCCTTGGGATAAAAAGAATAAAGAATTAGTGAATGAGTTTGCTTTTAGAATCAGTGAAAGAAGAACAAGTGAAGATTTATCTCAAGTATTAAGTAAAAAAATACTACCAGAAATTAGTCAAAGGATTAAAAGTTTGATAATTAATCCAGATGGTGAATTATATAAAATTCCATTTGAAGTTTTATATCGTAATAATAAGTTGATTGTTTCTCAATTCAATGTTAATTATTCTTCGAATTTAGGATTTATTGATAACGAAGATTTGACTGAAAAACCTAAGGAAGATATTTATGTGTACGTTCCCGATTACGAAGCCAAGAAGCTTTTACTTGCAACGAGAGGAGAGTTTTCTGATTTGGAAGGCGCGAGAAAGGAAGCTAAAATGATATCGGATTTATTTCCAGCTAAAGTATTTACAGGTTTAAATGTGAGTAAAGAGGTATTTGTGAATACGGCATCAAAAGCTTCATTTTTACATTTGGCAATGCACGCCAAGATTAATGAGAGTTCACCAGGGTTAAGTAGGTTTGTTTTCGGGAAAAACAGTAAGATGGAAGATGATTTGTACTTGGATGAGCTTTACGCATTGAATTTAAAGGCAAATTTAGTCGTTTTAAGTGCCTGTAATACGGCAACAGGTAAAGAAAATGCAGGAAGAGGAATTGAGTCTTTTCAGCGGGCTTTTTCCTTTGCTGGTGTTTCATCTACCGTTGCAAGTTTATGGGAGGTTCCAGATGTTGCAACGAGTAAAATTATGGAAGGATTTTATAAAGAATTAAAAAAAGGATTGCCAAAATCGAAAGCGTTACAAAATGCCAAGCTAAATTATCTGGAGATTCATCAAGATACTAAATTAGCTGATCCTTATTATTGGGCAGGCTTTATTGTTTATGGAAATAATGAAGCTATATCAAATGGATCTCAAACAAATCTTTTTGTTTGGTTAGCAGTAATAGTATTAATTGGATTGGTGGGGTTTCTTGTAAAAAAGAGAGTTAAAGTGTGGTAA
- a CDS encoding T9SS type A sorting domain-containing protein, with product MNYKKLLLILCFPLALFSQHTFVPDNAFEQFLVNQGYDDVLDDYVLRDNIKNITFLPMNNLGIQDLTGLEDFTNLVEIRLKGNPIQSIDLTANTELQYITIGDQSLTSLNIDGLMKLIRITMQDSSLTTLDLSNNSSIEILSLKDNLELTNLNITNATNLESISLTNSDKLETIDISTNIGLTDFYVYYCDKIDNLDFANNTVISSIILFELNNISNVSIKNGLNNYYLESLSNPNLTCIEVSDADYVNENWSRTKITGAPRFDEYLVFRNDCDEVSNGETITIIDESFESYLEGINVGNGIIGDGLVFTELVAELTELDVSYQYISDLSGIEYFTSLTTLNCSGNELTSLSVTDLKDLTTLDCSYNDITVLDITKNTNLVNLNCSANQLSELNTLSNSLLESIICEVNNIEYLNLVNNINLSRLIANDNSLLGISLKNGNNTLITNENFSAFANSNLTCVEVDDVNYSNTKWAQIDMQTNFSENCTPVNDDCSFTVPITLGQDTPGDTISASGAVTNPNCAESGVVVFDVWYSFIAPESGSMNITISADSLVSKIALYASCTDATPLNCDEGNLSVNGLTAGQEYYLQVWLELSTSNKAKSGSGSFVLNAQDTAVLSVDDFIDNQEVTVYPNPTSDLLNIKNSTFINTAILYDLAGKVYYKSNNINNTTHEFSIQNLPSGLYLLQIEDEFKNKINKKIIKQ from the coding sequence ATGAATTATAAAAAATTACTTCTAATACTATGTTTTCCTCTGGCTCTCTTTTCACAGCATACATTTGTCCCAGATAATGCGTTTGAACAATTTTTGGTAAATCAGGGGTATGATGATGTTCTGGATGACTATGTATTAAGGGATAATATTAAGAATATTACTTTCTTACCAATGAATAATTTGGGAATTCAAGATTTAACTGGACTTGAAGATTTTACAAATTTAGTTGAAATACGACTTAAAGGAAATCCTATTCAGTCTATTGATTTAACTGCAAACACAGAACTCCAATATATAACAATAGGAGACCAATCTTTAACCTCTTTAAACATTGATGGTTTAATGAAGTTAATAAGGATAACAATGCAAGATTCCTCTTTAACTACTCTAGATCTTTCTAATAATTCAAGTATTGAAATATTGAGTTTGAAAGATAATTTAGAATTGACAAATTTAAATATTACGAACGCAACGAATCTAGAGTCTATTAGTTTGACTAATAGTGATAAACTTGAAACTATTGATATTTCTACAAATATTGGTCTTACCGATTTTTACGTATACTATTGTGATAAAATCGATAACCTAGATTTTGCTAATAACACGGTCATTTCAAGTATAATATTATTCGAATTAAATAATATTTCAAACGTATCAATTAAAAATGGGTTGAATAACTATTATTTAGAGAGTTTGTCTAATCCAAATTTAACTTGTATTGAAGTCTCTGATGCGGATTATGTAAATGAAAATTGGTCAAGAACCAAAATTACAGGAGCTCCACGTTTTGATGAATATTTAGTATTCAGGAATGATTGTGATGAAGTATCTAATGGAGAAACAATTACCATAATAGATGAAAGTTTTGAGAGTTATTTAGAAGGTATTAATGTAGGAAATGGAATTATTGGCGATGGATTAGTTTTCACCGAGTTGGTTGCTGAACTTACTGAATTAGATGTAAGTTATCAGTATATTTCAGATTTGTCGGGGATTGAGTATTTTACTTCTTTGACTACATTAAACTGTAGTGGAAACGAATTAACTTCTTTGTCAGTTACTGATCTCAAAGACTTAACCACTTTAGATTGTTCATACAATGATATCACAGTTTTAGATATTACAAAAAACACAAATTTGGTTAATCTAAATTGTAGTGCAAACCAATTGTCAGAATTAAATACTCTATCAAATTCGTTATTAGAATCAATCATTTGTGAGGTAAATAATATAGAATACTTAAATCTTGTAAATAACATAAATTTATCACGATTAATTGCTAATGATAATAGTTTACTTGGAATTTCTCTAAAAAATGGAAATAATACACTCATAACGAATGAGAATTTTTCTGCCTTTGCCAATTCAAATTTAACCTGTGTAGAAGTTGATGATGTTAATTATAGTAACACGAAATGGGCGCAAATAGATATGCAAACTAATTTTAGTGAAAACTGTACTCCAGTAAATGATGATTGCTCCTTTACTGTTCCAATTACTCTTGGTCAGGATACACCAGGGGATACAATAAGTGCTTCAGGAGCTGTTACAAATCCAAATTGTGCAGAAAGTGGAGTAGTTGTTTTTGATGTTTGGTATTCGTTTATAGCTCCAGAATCTGGAAGTATGAATATTACAATTAGCGCAGATTCATTGGTTTCAAAAATTGCCTTATATGCTTCATGTACAGATGCAACTCCATTAAATTGTGATGAAGGAAACTTATCTGTAAATGGATTAACTGCTGGACAAGAATATTATTTACAAGTTTGGTTGGAGTTGTCAACATCAAATAAAGCAAAAAGTGGCTCTGGAAGTTTTGTTTTAAATGCACAAGATACTGCTGTGCTTTCTGTTGATGACTTTATAGATAATCAAGAAGTTACAGTATATCCGAATCCTACTAGTGATCTTTTGAATATTAAAAACTCGACATTTATAAACACAGCTATTTTGTATGATTTAGCTGGTAAAGTTTATTATAAATCGAATAATATTAACAATACAACACACGAATTCTCAATTCAAAATTTACCATCAGGTTTATACCTACTTCAAATTGAAGATGAATTCAAGAATAAAATCAATAAGAAAATTATTAAACAATAA
- a CDS encoding RNA polymerase sigma factor codes for MDKSIKDIALQEELRNGNKNSLRKVYVNYRDDFLKYAFTYNLSETDALDIYHDTIIAFNKSFAINKTVLEKSSVKTYLFGIGKNKIYNHFKKSKKIVLVKDQKEDGYDSISIESVEPTMEQIALSKALNKISKSCRTLLQLFYLRNLSIEEILKVTDYKDANTVSSHKSRCMKKLKELVGK; via the coding sequence ATGGATAAATCTATAAAGGACATAGCACTGCAGGAGGAGTTAAGAAATGGTAATAAAAATTCTTTAAGGAAAGTTTATGTAAATTATAGAGACGATTTTTTAAAGTATGCGTTTACCTACAATTTATCGGAAACTGATGCTTTAGATATTTACCATGACACCATCATTGCATTCAATAAAAGTTTTGCAATCAATAAAACAGTGCTAGAAAAAAGCTCTGTTAAAACTTATTTATTCGGAATTGGTAAAAACAAAATTTACAATCACTTTAAAAAATCAAAAAAAATAGTACTTGTTAAGGATCAAAAGGAAGATGGTTATGACAGTATTTCCATAGAAAGTGTAGAGCCAACAATGGAACAAATTGCATTAAGCAAAGCTTTAAACAAGATTTCAAAATCTTGTAGAACACTCTTGCAATTATTTTATCTCAGAAACTTAAGTATTGAAGAGATATTAAAAGTGACTGATTACAAAGATGCGAATACTGTAAGTAGCCATAAATCTAGATGTATGAAAAAACTAAAAGAGTTAGTAGGAAAATGA
- a CDS encoding tetratricopeptide repeat protein: protein MSDYQNLIQKYFAKNLNVNERALFDSLKSNNEEFIALFNEHKKMHAAFQIIEDKEVSDLINSIENKKGTKNIFLKIAAVLTVFISGYYFLFYSGNNFDSYLDEYPNVHFPITRSETENDIYKAFSAYEQKDYKLAIEKFDNLLLKETTPEIKFYKAMALLSIDKKEQALSILKELQNFDFDYSEETLWYLSITHLLLDEKKSAKSTLELMDKQQMKFKKSQRQELLNKLN, encoded by the coding sequence ATGAGTGATTATCAAAATTTAATACAAAAATACTTTGCTAAGAATTTGAATGTTAATGAACGAGCTTTATTTGATTCTTTAAAAAGCAACAACGAAGAATTTATTGCTTTATTCAATGAGCATAAAAAAATGCATGCAGCATTTCAAATTATCGAAGATAAAGAAGTTAGCGATTTAATTAATTCAATAGAAAACAAAAAAGGAACAAAAAACATATTTTTAAAAATCGCTGCTGTACTTACCGTATTTATTAGTGGTTATTATTTTCTGTTTTATTCAGGTAATAATTTCGATTCATATTTAGACGAATACCCAAACGTACACTTTCCTATTACTAGGAGTGAAACCGAAAATGACATTTATAAAGCATTTAGTGCTTATGAACAAAAAGACTACAAATTAGCAATTGAAAAATTTGATAATCTCTTACTGAAAGAAACTACACCAGAAATTAAGTTTTATAAAGCAATGGCTCTTTTGAGTATTGATAAAAAAGAACAAGCATTGTCTATTTTAAAAGAATTACAAAACTTTGATTTTGACTATTCCGAAGAAACACTTTGGTATCTATCAATCACTCATTTATTGCTTGACGAAAAAAAATCAGCTAAATCCACTTTGGAATTAATGGACAAACAACAAATGAAATTTAAGAAAAGTCAAAGACAAGAACTATTGAACAAACTCAATTAA